Within the Drosophila melanogaster chromosome 3R genome, the region CCCTCGATTCCGTATTTGGTGGCCGTGTAGATGCCCGCTCCTGGCAGTGGAACTAGACCTAAATGCGAgttatatatacataggtaTCAATGAAGTGGTAAGCACTTTAACCAAGTAAGCTTACCCGCTAAGGCATTTACTGCCACCAGATGACCGGACTTGCGGTTTATCATCTTCGGCAGGAACTCCTTGGTGGTCTGCAAAATCAAGAAGTTTTATATTTGTCCCATTTTCAGAAGCACACACTCACCATTATGTAGGAGCCCAGATTGAGCTGCAGTATTGTGTCGATTTCATCGCTCTTCAGACTGGGTGTTGAAGTCATGGGCATGAGGGAGGCATTGTTGACCAGAATGTCCACGGGACCCAGTTCCTTCTCCACCTTGGCGGCCATCAGTTGAAGCTCGCGAGGCGATGACACGTCGTTCTGGAATAAAGATTCTTGTTATCAAACCATTAAATATCCAAGCAGCTAGTGAACTCACCTTGTAGGCCTTGGCAACGCAGCGTGGAATCTTGGAGAGCAGCTCCACCGTTTCGTAACATCCCTTGGAGTTGACATCAACGACGGCCAGCTTGCAGCCCCGCCGCGCCAGTTCCAAGCAGATCTCGCGACCCAGCCCACTGCCTCCGCCGGTCACCTGGGTTTAAATCACAGGTTACTCACATTACACTCGTATACTCAAGTAAATTAATTAGCTTAATTTGCAAACAATCAACTCGAGCTAATGTGACTTCGCATTGAACAAAAACCTCATTTACGGACAATTATgtgagcagcagcaacagcggcagaGGCGACTTATGAATGGCATTACTCATACGCTCGGTGGGCCGACCCTCTGGGGCACAATTGAGTGACTTTTGACCGTAATTGAAGCCCACTGGGTGACCTCAGCCGCCGTTTTGGGTGTGCGGTAGTTGGGTGAATCGAAATGTAAGCCGGAATGAGTTCAATTCAGAGTTTGGCACGTTAGCGACTAGCAATGgggaaaacaataacaaatgcgCAGTTGTTGTGATTATAGAACAGCCGAAGAATTTCAATATCATATGCAAATTAACAGCGGCAACAGTAGTTGAGTTTTATCTACGCATCTGAGAGATACCCGGCATGCTACACACTTGCAGATACTTTGGCCCATCGAAATTCTACACTCTATTGTTTGTAAACACAAACATTAGACTGAAAACAAAAGTGAACTTTCTGAGGTTTGCATTTTTGCGCTCTTTTCGTTCATCTTGGAAATAAATATAGCGACACACGCAAAACCAGTTTGCAGTTGGCCGTTGGCCAGTGGTGTCGAAAAAGGGGGTATTTTTGAGCTGAAATAACTCGAATTCCGCAACCATGATGTCAATAGAACTTATCAACGAAAGTCAATCTTATAATTAAGTTGCTGCTAACAGTTGGCATGGGAATTCTCCAGTCCCTGCCACCCGAAAATACCACTGTGCAACCGCAAcaaaaatgtatctgtatgtgtatctgtatctgagaAAACGATATCTGAGGGAAcgatcgaaaaaaaaagctgagaCTAAAACAAAAGTCGGGCCGCTGTGAATCATTAATACGCTACGTGAGACGCTTATGGCCGGCACACGCCCACTATAAAAAGCCTGAAAAGCATGCTAATGGGTTCCGAATTCGATCAGGTTCTTTACGATATGGAGCATCGGCAGCGGCATCATCACTTGACCTTGTCCAGTGGCATTGGCGCCCATTGGCAATTGACTTCTCCATAATTCGACGCCCCAAGATGCATATGTGATTATTGGAGCGCGATATGGTTGCCATGAGCACGATTTCAGCTGGAGATTCACTTTGATTGCAGCGCTTACAGCGAAATTATGTCACATTAACTGTCCGTGGCACCAAAGACGCGGCTCTGTGGACACAACTAAACAATTGGCCAACAACTAACCAAGCTGGGCACCAaacgcataaatatttacattaatAACACAGTACTAAGCGATCGACCGCACCCTAATGGCAGTgacatcaaaaaaaaaaaaaagaggagaaataaaaagcaaagaaaagcgGGAAAGGGGAAAAGGTGGGTGAGCCAAAGGTGGGCGTGGTGGAAACCCGGAGGCAGCCACTGGAAAAGGAAAGTGCGTGACGTTTCTGGTTGGCTAAGTAGTCGTCAGATACAAGATCACTTAGAAGCGGATACTGGGAAAACAAATTCACATGAAGCCAACGATTAAAGTATACCATTACCAATTTCTTTACGAAGTATCTGAACCTAATTTGGTACCCAAAGATGTATCTAAACACAGACATATATCTCTTTTTTAATGTCAGTACTTAACATGAAATGCGACTGCATTTTCTAAGTGCATCCATGTCTGATGTGCATCTGACTAGCCTTATTAATGGCTCATTTGCCAGACGCTCATTGCAGCCATTTGTTAGCCCCAATGGGCACTCGAATGCAACTCACCAGTGCCACCTTGCCACTGACATCCTTCTCCTTGAGTCCCAGCGCGAATAGGTAATCCAACAGGTGCTTGAGAAAGACGGCCAGCAGGACCAGAGGCAGGAGGAGCagaaagacgatgactttcaGATTGAAGATGGCCCGGGTGGTCTCATCGTTGCGATGCGCCTGCGCGGCCGCCTGTGtcgcggtgggcgtggccgaggCAGTGGGTCCTGTTACCGTTACTGCACCAGCCGGAAcggcggtggtggtgcggGTTATGGTCGTTGTCGTTGCCGTCTCCACCATCACTCACAGCTTGTTGCACCCACAATTGGCTAATATGTGATATGagatatatgtatctgtatctcaaaTATCTCTGTTTTTAGCCCAGAAATTTTCGCGGTCAAAGCAAATATGGCACTCGCGGCGACTCCAAAACAGCTGCAGCGCGTCGAAGATCAGGCAGCAGACTAAAAACGCCAACAAGCGACTGCGAATGCCAAACTACGTGTACAAGCTTTCGACTCTATAGCAGTATTTCCCCCCATTGAGTGAAGATCGCCAGCCGCTCGACGCTATCTGGTTTTCGTATCTACGAGCTGCAGATTTGAGTGGGCAGCGGTAGCACCTTTGAGTGGAAGCGCCGAGTCGCGAGTGAAGCTACTGCGTTTCACCTGACGTCTTAGCCCGGCTTTCTGTGgttgtttcctttttttgttgttttttatgtgtttGGGCCATATTGTTTTCCCCACGCGCACAGTGGGAACTGCGGATGAAGATCGTAGCCGATAAGAGCCCAGCCGTGTTTGCTTTCCCTTTATCTGGTCCGTAAAGATGGGGTATCTGCCAGTTTAAAATGATAAACAACTGCTTGAATATAGTATGAGTCTTAATATCTTCCCGAAATAATTATGTAAATTATGAGTCACTGCCTCCCAGTGTGCGCCACTTTCGAATTGTCAACCTTTTGGCACCCGCCAATCAAAGAAACGTATTTAATTGGGCTTCTAAGGCGATTGCATCGCTTGGGAaaagtgcactgaaaaaaatatatactgaAGTATATACAGCTGTGCTTATTCTGAGAAGTGGGtgatatttaattttagtggattttatttttacaactTTTGTTATCAGAATGACTTGTTTGGAAACCtcgaataaataattaaacaaattatgatacatttatatttgttcTTTGTGCTTTAAGTATTACAGATATGTTTGCGTACTTTATTATTCTGTTACACAAAGCCGCATGTATGTTCCCAGTGCAGAAAGGTCTCTCGAACTCAACTCGTATCCAAAACCACTTTTCTGTGCGCTCGTCCAACGAGAATTGAGTGAGTTGCTCCGCTGGGTTTTGAGCACTTTGAACGACCCATTTTCGTGGTGCCAAACTGGTAGTGGAAGTGGCAGCCGGTCGAAGAAGGACAGGCCCCAAATGGAAGTGAGTGCATCCGCTTTGGCTGAATTTTTGGACACAGAGGCTATCATTCCGTTACGATTAGGGCGCACTTAATGCCCCTGCCCTAGGTCAATGAACAGCGATCGGTGGGCTAGAGTAAACATTTAGCTGCCGCATGTGGCAAAAGCTAAAGTCgcctgcagctgcagcggcacaGTGTCAACATCTGGTGTTTGTTGCACTTTTTTGCATCCTCGCACATGTGCAACGCTGGCGCAACGCATGCGCCCTGCTTgaggttgtttttttttttttgaaagcaTAGAACTAAAACCAAAGACGTGCAGATACGGGTATAA harbors:
- the CG17121 gene encoding uncharacterized protein, with translation MVETATTTTITRTTTAVPAGAVTVTGPTASATPTATQAAAQAHRNDETTRAIFNLKVIVFLLLLPLVLLAVFLKHLLDYLFALGLKEKDVSGKVALVTGGGSGLGREICLELARRGCKLAVVDVNSKGCYETVELLSKIPRCVAKAYKNDVSSPRELQLMAAKVEKELGPVDILVNNASLMPMTSTPSLKSDEIDTILQLNLGSYIMTTKEFLPKMINRKSGHLVAVNALAGLVPLPGAGIYTATKYGIEGFMESLRAELRLSDCDYVRTTVANAYLMRTSGDLPLLSDAGIAKSYPGLPTPYVAEKIVKGVLLNERMVYVPKIFALSVWLLRLLPTKWQDYMLLRFYHFDVRSSHLFYWK